The proteins below are encoded in one region of Nilaparvata lugens isolate BPH chromosome X, ASM1435652v1, whole genome shotgun sequence:
- the LOC120355067 gene encoding uncharacterized protein LOC120355067, translating into MSSPSYILSDSPPQHVLNYWQRKAAESCAASPAAAAAAAAAPALLDPASPGGEIIVGDSPIQRLAPAPTWAPWRAVLATLSNNIKQKQAKRKLVFEDEPEVSGDEEEESIYSQTKK; encoded by the exons ATGAGTTCTCCATCATACATCCTGTCGGATAGCCCGCCGCAGCATGTGCTCAACTATTGGCAGCGCAAAGCTGCTGAGTCGTGTGCTGCTTctcctgctgctgctgctgctgctgctgctgcaccTGCTCTACTGGATCCAGCATCACCAGGTGGGGAGATCATCGTCGGGGACAGCCCTATTCAGCGCTTGGCTCCAGCACCTACCTGGGCACCGTGGCGTGCGGTGCTAGCTACCCTCTCAAACAACATCAAGCAGAAGCAGGCCAAGCGGAAGTTGGTGTTTGAGGACGAGCCTGAGGTTAGcggtgatgaggaggaggagtcaatctactcacaaacaaag aaatga